The Triticum urartu cultivar G1812 chromosome 5, Tu2.1, whole genome shotgun sequence genome contains the following window.
GGTGAAGCCGTCGCCGTTGCCgccgtcaccgccgccgcgcagCAGGAGGTCACCGCGGCCAGCGTCGCAGCGGCAACGAGGGAGGCGCTCTACATGCTAGGGTTAAACCCCTAGCCAGCATAGCCTCCTCAACGCCACCGTCACCGCGGCCAGCACCGACTCGTCGGCGTTCCCTCGGATGGTGCTGCCCGTCTCGCCCCGCGCGTCGGCTTGCAACCCGATGCCCGACTTCCATGTGTACCCGCAGGCCTCCTGCCTCTCTAGGGAGTGCTCGCCCGACGTGAGCGTGGTCACGCCTTCCATGCCCGCGCCCGCGCCCATTGACCTCAACGCTACCCCGGTAGCCGGTGGCTCGTCATCTGGAGGCGCGAGGAAACGCGCGCGGCAGACGCCGATCGACGTGCTACCGGACGCCCACAACCTGTTCAACGGAATGCCGACTGCCGACGACGAGGACTACATGAAGAACCTCATCTTCGAGGGCGATGCACCGACCCCTGGCTACGATCCCGACGAGACACAAAGCCAGGACGACCGCGGGGCGTTCACGCCGGTCGCTGGCTATGATCCCGATCAGGCGGCCTTCATGCGTGATCAGGTCGGCATGGCCTTGGACGGCTTCCCACTCGACCAAGAGTTCCCAGACGACTACGGTCAAGAGGAAGAGGACGAGTGCGACATCGAAGTGGAGCCTTTGTTCGAGGACAAGCTCGCCAACCAAGCCGCCGGTCCTAAGCCGAAGCGCAAGAGCAAGCGCACGAAGGCATACACGGCTGCCGAGGACAAGCTTCTTTGCGAGTGTTGGCGAGACATTGGACAAGACCCAAGACGGGCGCCGAACAAAAGCATTCAACCTCTTGGATCCGTGTCCACCAGGAGTTTCATGAGCGCAAGAAGTTTCCGCCTTACCAAATTGTGAGCACGCGCGGGTGGGTGTCCATTTCCAAGCGATGGAGGGTCATCCAACAAGAGTGCAGCAAGTTCTATGCCACTCTTGAGAGCGTCAAGGCCCGCTCCGTGAGCGGCATCGGCATGCAATACATGGTATGCTAGCAAGCCGCCCTCTTTTGTGTCATAAAGTTCATACTTGCGTGCTCATTTGCATATCATTTGCCCATGCAACacattttgtaggcatttcaaGCTTTGGAGGCATTCAAGGTCCAACACAATGGCAAGTGCTTCAACCTTTCTCATTGCTTTCAGGTCATCAAGGCCGAGGAGAAGTTCAAGGCGTAATATGCCGCCCTCAAGTCGCGTGGGGGGAAGCAAGCCGTGGAGGAGATCGGGGACGGCGAGCCGGCACGGCCACGGGGGAAGACCAACTCCAAGAAGGAGGAAAAGCGGGATGCGGCATCCAACGCCTTGATCGCAAGCGTGGAGGGCATGATGAACAAGAAGGACTCTAGGGAGGAGGAGCGACGGCGTTTCAAAGAAGAGCAAATGAACGCATTCATGGAGATCCAAAGGAGGAGGCTTGAGATGGGCGcggagaagcaagccaagatgctTGAGCTAGAGGcggagaagcaagccaagatgctAGAGATCGAGGCCGCCAACGCCAAGACCAAGGCGAAAGAAGTGACTCTCGCGAGCATGATGAGCGGGGTGGAGATCATGAAGGTGGATCTCAACACCGTGTCGCCAAGGAAGAGGGCGTAGTTCGAGAAGATGCAGGTTGACCGACGAGTGATCTCGTGGCCGCGAGCGCCTTCCCTTTTTGTATGCCGACTGTGTGCTGGCATGACCACGAGGCCACGATGGCGTGGTCGAACTCAAGTCCCATCCCTTTTATGTGCTGGCATGTGTGCCGGCCGCTGGCGAGTGCACCAGCATGAACTGTGTGGTGATATTTTTTAAAGCCGGCAATGTATGCCGGCGCTGGCATGGTGCCGGCGTGATCTACATGCCACTGGGACGATCTGTGGCCGCAGGCCTTTTTTTAAAATTGAGCACAAACATGAAATGGGTCGGCGTGTTGGGCGCACTGCTGATTCAAATGCAAAACTGGACGAACACCGGGCGGACGGGCGACCCAAACAAATAAAATGCGAACAAATACGCCGTCTGTTTGAGTCAGCCCATTAAAGTTGCTCTTAGCGCCTTTAAAGCCGCTGACCTGAACTCCCCGGCCAGCACATCAACCGCCTCGCCATCCCCTTCCTCAACCTTGGCGTCCACCACAAACGATAGCAACAAGAATTCCGACCTCGATCagctagaatggatgatgtgttGTTGAAGGACTCCGTTGTTGAAGCCCGCAGCCGAAGCTAGCTGTGGGCATGGTGGCGTGCACTGGCGTCAGCCGCTCTCCATCCTCACCAGTGTGCCCACGCCGGCCAATTGGTCACGGCGCGCATGCTCGTCAGCGACGCACTCATGATCGCCGGCACCGGACGCTATACCAGCATGCTCCCGTCTCCACCGGCGACCGCGGCCTTGTCAGCCGCCACGTCGAGCAGCCGCCAAACTCCATGGGGCTGGACAGGGAAGACGTGGTAACAGTATAGCCGCAAGAGGGTCGCTCCGGTTTCTGCTAACACACGATTTTGAGCGAAATCAAATTTGCACTGGGTCGGTAATTGATACCGTGGTACTTATGTGATTACAGCCCAAACTAACCAAACAAAGATTCAGCGTCATTTGGTGCCGCTGTTAATGGATTACGTTACGAAGTTCTGAAACAAAAACCTCCAAAGAGTAGAGTACTTGCCTAAGCAAGAGGTGATAATGTGTTTATAAGTCCCAGTTACTAACTTCCTCTGTTCCAGAATTGGTCAACTTATTAATTATTCTTAGGCACGTGGAATTGAAGTATACCATTCAAGGCAAGCATAAGAAATGTTTCGGGATGGAAGAATCATGCTGCGGTTCTCTGAATACAACCACCCAGTCGACGGTATGGAAGAATCATGTTTTTCCTATAGTACACAACTAAAGTACTGTATTTGTCCTTGTGTGGCAGTACATCAGTTGCGTCAATGAAAAGTAGAATATCACAGGGACATTACGCTGAGTGGAGAACTGGCATTACTCCAACTTCAGTAAAAGGCATACATAAACTTAACTGAGATAAGGATATTTTATATAATTACCTAGCTGTCAATAATGTCCATGTTGAGAAGCTTAGTGTTATTTTCTTTTATTCCAGATTAACATGATCTCAGAATGCAGTCTTCCGGCTCAATTTTAGCCTGCAGCCCTGCGCCACCATTACAAAAAGCTACAGAATTTACCATTTGTTCATATCAATCAAGTGGTGAGATAATCAGGATAAACGCATTTTAAGAGACCATCATTTTGGCAACCTATAGGACTTATAACAACAATATGCAACATAATTTCTCGGTAATCACCTGCTTTAAAGGTTCTTTCCATTCAAGTTTCCAGAGTTCTGTTCTAGCACATGAACATTATTGCCCTCATCCATTTCATTCACAGTTAATCATTAAGAGAACAGAGTGCATGATTGAAAAATATACAACAGTAGGTAATGCACACATATTAGCGCCTCTGACTTTTAGTTGACTCAGCACCACCCCGATGATACACGCACACCTCGCGTAATTCTAATAGTATAGCGAACTAAACCACAACACTTCTATGGGAAATTGCTGCCACGAGTATCTTGAAATTCAGCTTGGGACATCAACATCTACATGTCAAAATCAACCTTACACTGCATTATTTGAAGAGAAGATTTCAAGTTATTCTAACAGTAAAAGCGGCGTCTCGCAGCTAGATGATAATCTTAAGAACTTTTATCCCCAGCTTAGAAGGAGCATGCATGATCTCAGTGACATACCTCATGATGGACCAGCTGATGACCAAGGACCTCTCCAGATTCCGTGTCCTGGTCTGCAAAGCCAACCAAGAGAACAGAGGAAACAGAGGATCAGGTATGCATGCAGTAAAGAGCATGCGGTAAAGTTGTATAGCATAGGAACCATCTGTTTTTCTAACAGTAAAATAAAACTGTAGTGAAAATGTTAGTATCACACTTCTTTGGACAAGAAAATAGCAGGAGAGGCTACCACTGCGGTATTATACTATTATATATAAGAGAAAATTCGGGTAATTCTAACCTCTTAGCTGACCAGTCTGAATGTCGGCATCCATACACCTGTTATAGCCTATAGGTTTGGCATTACTTGGAGAGGCAGCAGCTGAGGCATAGATGAATAGGCCAGGGATGTAGTTCTCCTGTCGCAAGCACCGATGGGAGATGCAGCACGCCACCGTGCGCTAGCGGCAGCTAGCGTCTAACCTTTCTGCATCCCAAGCTTTTTGTGTCCTTGCATCTTGCTCGTAATCATCTGCATGCAATACATATCAGCTAAACTCCTGCAATGGAGGTGATCCAGCAAGTTCATCGGCTAAAATGAACTACATAGTCCAATTTAAATAGAACCATTTGTGGACGGTGGACACTGAACAGACACAATAATCAGACCCTTTTAGGCTTTTGTCTAAAGAATCACTACACATCTGAGTCCTCGCCCCTGATTCAGAATAGTCCCTGAGAACTTTTTCTAAAGAATTCTTACACGAACTATGTTTTTCATCCAAGATAGCCTGActgtacccccccccccccccaaaaaaaaaaaaCTAATGAAATGGTTTTATCAATAGAAAGCTTGACAAACTAATCCTCTCTCACATGCAAATTATAAAGAGCACCTCACGCATCAAGTAACTTCCAGCAAAATGGCAAGGCATTCATGCAAATAAACACCGCCTTCCAATTAGCTTGCTTTCGAACAAAAACATGATAACATGCAGAAAATGTACAGTTCAACAGACCTGGTTATACTACTATGCAAAGTGAAACTAATATTTACCCATACTGATTTTTTTGCACAAATGAAGGCGCACTCTGAAGATGGAAAAATATAGATTCATGATAAATGGTCTCACCAAGTGCAATATGGTGAACGAATAATATCATGCAAGCATTTAAGTAAGAATCAATGATTGGTTTGTCACCCGAAAAAACAATGATTGGTAGCAAAATCCTAGGATACTGAAAGCTTGCTGTTTCATAGACGGTCAAGTAATAACTCACAAGAGACATTCATTTGAGCTGTCTTTTCATTGATAAGAAATTAAGAAGAGCACAACATGAAATAGCAATAGAAGGTTGCTGCTTTGGTAAGGAACATCAAGACAAACAACTGAATGTACTAATCTTAAGATCCTTCTAAATTCCTTTCAAAAGCAAGAGATTCTAGCAAATGATAACCAAGGAATTAATAGTGCTACTTATGGACTGCAATTTAAAAAGAATCCAAATAAAATGAGATTCTTTTGTCAACTTTCTATTTTCAGGCCTCAGTAGCTAAAGGTCCATCCTAGATATGTCATTATGTAACCACTACTTGGAACCAAATCATACCTACCATTACTACATGCTATTGGTTCATCAGCTCATCTACTGGCGACTAAACTATTCATAGATCTAGCTTATTTATTAGCATCCATCAGTATACAGATGAGATAAATCAACTCACCCAACCTCTGAGCAAGGCCTCGACAGAATGCCTTCAGGTGACAGATTCTGTTTTATATTTTACCCTGGAATTTgccgcaaagaagaaaaaaaatcttcAGGTTAACAGATTCAACAAGTGAAAAACCAAGAAACCATGCATGTCTGATTATTTGAATGGCTCGTAAGCCGCAAGCTCATCCCGTCCCTCTTCCACATATCCCTCAGCTCTTATATTTGGTCTCTGCCTTTTTGCTTTATCTCACATGGATGTTCTATATGACACACGAAAGGAGTCAAATAGCACGATGTAACATGTGTTAAGCTTTTGTGTCCACCAAAGCATCCAATAGAAGGAATTTATATACCCGGAATGGAAAACCGACAGCCtaaaaaggatacaaaaatgcAGGGTAAAGAGCATGTCCCACCTATAGACGATAAAAGAAGAACAGCACAGACCAACCAACAACATACAGTCCTGAAAAAGCAAGATGGAATAGAATCAGCCAACAAACATCATAatcaaagaagaacaagaaaCCCCAGAGCCACAAGCGACGCAACCTAACAAGGACAGGCATATCAACATGCGAAACACATGAAGCAAAGAATCAGAaaacaagagaaccaaacaaaaCAACCGACAGTAAAGCACCAAGTCCTCATATAATGGAAGCTGGGAGCCGATAGGATAACCAAATTAATCTAGCATCCAAGAACAACATGTTGATCCACAGGACTGGAACCACATATAATTAGAACCTGGAAGCTGGGAGCCGACAGGATAACCAAATTACTCTAGCACTCGAGAACAACACCTTGATCCACAGGACTGCAACCACAACAAGCATAGATCCTCAACCATGTGACCTTTCCATTCCTGCGACGACATAGCCAAGCAAGGACCAAATTAACCAAGCACTTGAGAACAACACCCTAATCTAAACAactgcaaccacaacaggcaccaGCCCCCACCTCTCTTCTGCAAACCCCAATCCAATACAAACAAATACAGCACTTTGACTCAGAGAACCACACCCACAGCAACACAGATGGTCCTCTATTTCCCCAACCAACGTCTAATATATCCAATCCCAAAGATAAGCGACCAGGCAGAGCTCAGGTTAGCCAATCAGGTTAATCAATCAACTTTGTCTCGTGTGCATCACATCTAGGTTACCAGCTAGTGTGACCCCCCATCATGAGTATTGTCAAAATTTACCACGAGACCAAGGGAAGCTaactgaatgatgcaatcttctAATTCTGCATCTTCACTGCTATCATCTGAACTATCACCATTGGACATAAGCTCCTAGACAACCTTAGGGTCAAGAATGCCCAACTTTGACCCCTTATCCATTTAAGGTAAATGACATAATTCTACTCGAAAGAAAAATCAaaaggtatatatatatatatatatatatatatatatatatataatcacaTTTCACCAAGGAACATCAAATTAATAAAATTAAAACCATCTTACATAGTATTGATATAGCAATAAATTGCAGTAAAACATGATATTGTTCTAGTGACCATTTATTTAAAACAATACTCCAATAGAGTAAAGACACATCTAAGATTTTTTCTTCACGCTGGCTGACAAAAGATAGGCGTCAACCAGCAAGATTCATATCCTTCGTTAACTGGTCCAGTCAGGCAGCTCCTGGTTTGCACCACCTTGCCCCTCATGACCACGAGCGGCTGCACCGAACACAAAAATGAAGCAAAAATGTTGTGTTCAGCATGTATCGCACTTGCCTCTGAGCAGATGAGACGCAATGGATGAAGTTCGTAGTGGATATCTGCGAGGATGTCTTTCCATGATTCTAACAATCTTATTCAGGCGGCGCACCATGGGCTCATTTGTCGTCGCCGACCCTTGTTGTGCTAGTAAGGAGGCTTGTAGGTTGTCTGCATGACACAAATCTTGGGCCTCCAAGAGGTGTATGCGTTGGAGACCGATGTTGAAGCCAATCGACCCGTACTTTGCACGGATCTGGTGCCCGCAAGAAGCGGACGTCCATGGAGGCAACCATCATCGAATCCCGTCAGCTCTATTGGTTGTGCATAGGTCTAGCGCCTACAAGATGCGCACCCCTATGCAGGCAGGCAACTTAGAAGCCTGTCCGCTCCCTGGGCTGCACAAATCCCGTGTCTACAAGAAATGCAAGTTTGCCATCATGGCGGATCAGGTCTCCACGAGACATGGATCCGATGCCCATGAGAAAGGCTAGCTCATTGTCGCGGCAAATCGGCTCTCTCCGTTCCACAATTTTTTTTGTCCGTTTCTCATGGAAGCATGACACGACAAGCAGAGTTGATGCCGTTGAGCAGGCCAACACTTTGTACTCGGCTTGATCCCGACGCTCCTAGCACAGACGAAGCGTTGAGAGAATTGGAAGCGACTGGGATCAAGCCACAAATGACCCCACGCTCCATAGGGAACTGTAAGGGCACCTCCTGTCATGGTCGTGGCATAAACTGGAAAATTGAGTGGCTTGTGCAAGTGCACAAAGGTTGGCATGGCACAAGAGGACGATTCGCCAAAATGGAGTCCAGGTAGTAGTTGGGATGATTTTGCGCCGACAGCCCTTAGTTGAAGTCGTCGCTTGGGGCGAAGTGTGGTTGTGGCGTCTGGAAGGAGAAACGGCGGTCACTCCGAGGCAGCATAGCCGAAGACCAGGAAACACCATTTCATCGAAGTAGATCACAAGTGACATCGTTGTTTCCCTGCATTGGCATGGCATGGCTGGCGAGGGGACATGAAGCTGGAAGCTCTGTGCAAGGGAGACATATGTGGACGAAAGACGAAAGCGCGATGCACCATCTCTGAAAGGACCGCGATGAGCGTAGGATGTCCTCAGAGGGACTTAGCTACTTGTTCGTGCTCCTGCAATAGCCGGAGCATTGGTGAGGACATAGTTGAACATAATTCCTGGTCAGGTCAAGTTCTCGGTGCCTCCAATGCTTGGTGGGCCACCCGACCATCTCATCTTTTCGTCTCGATTGTTTTGTTTCCCACACACTACAAAACTACTATTAAGAACACATTAGCTTCACAAACTCAAGAGTATTGTTATTGTGTTACTCTTCACACCGGTCATGTGCATAGAACCTACCCGGCCGAAAAAGGCTGTTTTGCACGAGGTACGTCTTTGAACGGGAAACAAATACGCAAAGATTTAGATGTGCTCTGTTACAAACAGAAATAGCGGTATTTATAGCCCCTGCTGAAGTGCTATGTGAGGAACGAAACTAATTCACACATATCCAAATTAAACGACGGCGCCAACATTGATGTCCTACCAATTATTCTCGTTTTAATATTTTGCCGAATTTTAAATGCAACTATTATTTGCAACACATCCTTATATACATATCAATCAAATATTCCCTACTATATCTCAGTCAACTAATGAAATGATCAGCGGGACAATAAAACATAAGTAGTGTATAAACCTGAGAATCATGATGGAGCAAAGCGGCAAGGCAAAGAAAGATTAAAACATGAGAATTACTCCTTCCTGCTTTGGTTTAACCCTTGGGAAGATAGTTCTCATGTTTTAGTTTTCAGTCTTATGAAAACTTTTCTTTGACTTGCCGTTTTGCTCCACTATGATTCTCAGGTTTATACactaattatgttattatttttTGAGTGGATCCTGATGATTGTTTAATTAGTGCACTGAGATATATTAGGAAATATTTGATTGATATCCATATATGGATGCGCTGCAATAAATAGTCGCATCTAAAACTCGCGAAAACATCATAATGAGAATAATTGGTAGCACATTAATGTTTGCGTTGTCGTATATTTGTACGTGAATAGATGACAATTAATTTGGATATATGAGAATTGATTTCGTTCGTAAAATAGCACTTTAATAGGGGCCATAAATGGTGCCTATGTCAATTCGTAATAAAGCACCTCTAAATCTTTACGCATTTGTCTCCCGCCACGTTGGGTAGGTTATGTGCACGCGACCGGTGCAA
Protein-coding sequences here:
- the LOC125509956 gene encoding uncharacterized protein LOC125509956; the protein is MPDFHVYPQASCLSRECSPDVSVVTPSMPAPAPIDLNATPVAGGSSSGGARKRARQTPIDVLPDAHNLFNGMPTADDEDYMKNLIFEGDAPTPGYDPDETQSQDDRGAFTPVAGYDPDQAAFMRDQVGMALDGFPLDQEFPDDYGQEEEDECDIEVEPLFEDKLANQAAGPKPKRKSKRTKAYTAAEDKLLCECWRDIGQDPRRAPNKSIQPLGSVSTRSFMSARSFRLTKL